The DNA segment GCATGACCCCTCACATCTTAAATGTTAATGTCAACATTAGGATTATTAACAATTCCATAAGTAGACATATTAAAGCCTAATCATCACCATGTATCTGTAAATAATGCCATACAGTGCACTCTTAAAAATAAAGGTGCAAGTTGGAACCAAATAAGGTTCTTGAGAGCGATGCCATAATGGAACCATTTTAGGGTCTCTGAAGAACCATAAATGTGATGGTTCGTTAAAGAATCATACGAAAATCCAAAACCAGAAATGTTttggccctccaggaccagaTTTGAATAGCCCTGCTGTAGGGTTttaagccttatttgcatatttcccagggtgcctttTGAGTGAATGTTAGTTACCAGTACCATCCATGACTGTTTGCTAGTGACAGAGatatggttgttgcattcattcattttaagtcctgtggccttcaccaagtgagatcctaaCTGAATATGTTGTTATTATATTTATTCTTTAAGGGTCTGATTCTGATCAGCAATAAGCACACGTAAATTAAACGTAATTCCccttttatgcacttttctctatgggtattctgaccttgaacttaagcatgaggATAGCATGGTATTCACCCGCTATTCGTTTGGGGTGGAAATCAAATAAATGAAGGTCTGGTTGAGGtttgtctacagatacaccatattctgaccttgacttaattcactaataattccaccacctttaagCGCAAGGAAACCATGAACAAGGTCTAGCGAATCTaccggttccaagtggaaaaagcatctaCTTTTTTTTTTCCAATAGAAATAACACAATTccccatgcactgtaatttagaACTTGACTGTCTTAATGTAGTAATGATAGGCTACCTCGACTTTCTCTGTTTCCTACTtatatcatgttaaatattagccactatcagtaTCAGCCATCAGTAGGCCTAATAACCACACGTATTCAACTGCCAATGTACTGTTAGTCTccttcagttggtatagcctacattatcattTAATTTAATTACATTGTTTAGTTTACCTTCATTTGCTTCATTTGTAAACGCCGTCACGGCCGtgtggttgttgctgaggatcGTTATTAACAGTTGATAATATAAAAAAAAGACATGTAGACTAATTAAATCGTTATGGAGCGGAGATCCAAGCCTTAAGCCTTAACAGTTTTAACCCGACGCATGGCGCAATATTTGACCGTGTCATCGCGCAGTTCCATGGTTAGTGGAGGCAATAGATTGACGAtagtcaaagggagagagagaggaccaaggcgcagcgcgtgaaaaatacatcttctctttattataagaaggaaaatgaaacaaaacaacaaacagacgaccgtgaagctataaatacagatagtgctgacacaaacactacacatagacaattacccacaaaacagctaaagcctatggttgccttaaatatggctcccaatcagagacaaccataaccagctgtctctaattgagacccaattcaggcaaccatagactttcctagacacctacactgaacactaaaccatctactctactaaaccccctaaacattacaacaccctagacaatacaaaaacacacaaacttccccatgtcacaccctgacctaactaaaataattatgaaaacaaagataactaaggccagggtgtgacataaccccccccttaaggtgcgaactccgggcgcaccagcataaagtctaggggagggtctgggtgggcgtctgtccacggtggcggctctggcactggtcgtggtccccaccccaccatagtcactacccgctttcttaaccccactggaataagggacatcaccggactaagtggcagcaccggactaaggggcagcaccgtactaaggggcagtaccggactaaggggcagcaccaggataaggggcagcaccaggataaggggcagcaccaggataaggggcagcaccaggataaggggcagctccggactgagggacggcagctccggactgagggacagcaccggactgaagggcagcaccggactgaatggcggatcctggctggctggctctggcggatcctggctggctggcggatcctggctggctggctctggcggatcctggctggacggctctggcggatcctggctggacggctctggcggatcctggctggacggctctggcggatcctggctggacggctctggcggatcctggctggacggctcatggctggctgacggatctggctgctcatggctggctgacggatctggctgctcatggctggctgacggatctggctgctcatggctggctgacggatctggctgctcatggctggctgacggctctggcggatcctgtctggttggcggctctggcggatcctgtctggttggcggctctggcagatcctgtctggttggcggctctggcagatcctgtctggttggcggctctggcagatcctgtctggttggcggctctggcagatcctgtctggttggcggcactggcagatcctgactgacgaatggctctagcggctcctgactgactaacggctctaatggctcgggacagacggatggctcagacggcactgcgcagacggatggctcagacggcactgggcagacggatggctcagatggcgctggggagacggatggctcagatggcgctggggagacggatggctcagatggcactggggagacggatggctcagatggcactgggcagacggatggctcagatggcactgggcagacggatggctctggccggatgaggcgcactgtaggcctggtgcgtggtgccggaactggagtcaacgggctaaggacacgcaccttcaggctagtgcggggagaaggaacagggcatactggaccctgggagcgcacattaggcctagtgcgtggtgccggaactggtggtaccggactggggacacgcatctcagggctagtgcggggagcagcaacaggacgcacaggactctggggacacacaggaggcttggtgcgtggtttaggcactggtggtaaagggctggagacacgcaccatagggctagtgcgtggaggaggcactggtggtactggactggggcggggaggtggcgccggaaataccggaccgtgcaggcgtactggttcccttgaacaccgagcctgcccaaccttacctggttgaatgctccccgtcgcccgaccagtgcggggaggtggaataacccgcaccgggctatgtaggcgaaccggggacaccatgcgtaaggctggtgccatgtatgccggcccgaggagacgcactggagaccagacgcgttgagccggcatcatggcacctggctcaatgcccaatctagccctaccagtgcggggaggtggaataacccgcaccgggctatgaacacgtacaggagacaccgtgcgctctattgcgtaacacggtgtccgcccgtactcccgctctccacggttagcctgggaagtgggcgcaggtctcctacctgccctcggcccactacctcttagccccccccccccaataaatttttgggtagtactcgcgggcttccagccttgcctccgtgctgcctcctcatatcgcctcctctcggctttcgctgcctccagctcttcacgagggaggcgatattctcccgtttgtgcccaaggtccctttccatctaatatctcctcccatgtccatgaatccttgatgccttgatcctgttgccgcttgtcacgctgcttgatccgggtttggtgggtaattctgtcacgatcgtcaaagggagagagagaggaccaaggcgcagcgcgtgaaaaatacatcttctctttattataagaaggaaaatgaaacaaaacaacaaacagactaccgtgaagctataaatacagatagtgctgacacaaacactacacatagacaattacccacaaaacagctaaagcctatggttgccttaaatatggctcccaatcagagacaaccataaccagctgtctctaattgagacccaattcaggcaaccatagactttcctagacacctacactgaacactaaaccatctactctactaaaccccctaaacattacaacaccctagaccaggggtgtcaaactcattccacggagggcctagtgtctgcaggtttttggtttttcctttcaataaagccctagacaaccaggtgtggggagttcctaactaattagtgatgttaattcatcaatcaagtacaagggaggagcgaaaacccgcagacactcggccctccgtggaatgagtttgacacctgtgccctagacaatacaaaaacacacaaacttccccatgtcacaccctgacctaactaaaataattatgaaaacaaagataactaaggccagggtgtgacatagatGAGGGTATTGCCTACTATTGTAACCTATTCGCCCTATTATAATTCTATGAAAACTAATCTTCCAACATTACCATGGGTTGAAGAACTGAATGTGGCAAATTTCTGAATTAATAAAACCACCCTTTCCATTCCCCTGTGCTTAAATGCTTCCCTAAACCTAAATAATCAGAGTTTTTTTTAGAGTTTTTTTTAAAATCTACCAATTGGTGATGAAACAGATATTGAATATGCATACttggctttctttcattgatgCCTAATATTCTGAACCCGTTCTCTCGATATATTCAAGTCTCACGATAAAATTCAAACTTAAAAgtacaccgtatttaaagggatgaCTTAAGACAAATGTACTGAAAACTCTACTGAATAAAAACTCcacgagaaaatctgttggccggCAAGTGGAAGGGTTTTCTGTggtttaattaaatgtattcagtgTGCAAGGTACCCACACCTTTAGAGGGCATTACGCGACTGAATAAGGTAAGGTTGAATACCAAATACTGTGACGTGTGTAGGAAAGGCGTGTGTAAGAAAGCCGGAATCGGGACCTAAGACAATAAAAtggatatttcatatttattttgagaACATAGTTTTACCCTAATACAATGGCCTAAACCTCAtcgtttacaggccacatcaggcctgcaagttacgttatgctggcttgcaaagtgatttgaattgtaattcgtattggcatccagccagagtggggatATCCAACATTTTTGAATTTTtattcacccgcaacctgcattcagaatgttTGCCAAGTTGGAAAGATTAAGATATGAGACTACCTTAAACATCTAACTGGAACAACCATtgcagtaacgggtgcaataagaGTAAGAGACTggaatagtttagaaaaatgtatgaaacaagatattgaaacaaacaattcttagaatcaacctgcaatagagcatgctgggaaatatagataatgatgggtgtggttttggtTAAACTCTGGTGTCAACAACCAGAGttaatttaactcctgaatcaacactagaaatgttacactgaaaaatcaacacaaGTTGACAATGGCCAATTTTCTGGGTGAAATGAAAGGGACACATCTGCAGGCTTCCATACATTTCAAGAACCTTTTAGAATTATGAAGAATCGTAGATGCCATGTCAAGAACCCCACACTTCACAAATGTAATTTTTTGGGGCAAGAGTTCTCCAAGGAACCTTAAGAGCTGAGAAATAACCATTTAAGAACCTTTCTTTTTTTATGTGTATTATCATACATTTTATCTAATCAAGGTATAGTTCCCCTTTTGTGCATGCTGCAAGTAAGTGCTCAAATGCCCATTACCAGGCGTTTCCTTCCCTTCTGTGGGATTGACAGGGTCAGTCCCCATGAGTGAATGTGTCACATTAGTCTGAAATATAGCCCACAGAAAGGTGATACTATGCCCTGCCAAGTGCAGCTGCTGCCTCTCCTCTCTTAGCTCCACTCAGGAGTACTGACCTTATGAAACCAGCGTGTAGGAGGAGCATGTTCTGTCGGGATTTGAAAGAGACAAATCGGATGAGATTAGAGTtgattctccaggccgtgccagGATTGGGAAAGGGAAGAGGTCCTCTCTGCTACAGGATCAGGGCAGGCACTCGTTTGTCACCCCAACCACTGCTGATGCTCCATATACTCTGTCTCTGGCTAGAAGATCTGTCCATGCAGTGTGCACAGAGTTTCCCATAATCAGACTTCCAACACAGGCAGCTAAGTGGAAGCTAAGGCCAAATGGGTTCTGCTAGGGAATGTGTGGAGCCAGCAGTGGATCTCTCAACTGCATGTGTCTTGTTTAATGACCAAATAAAGACAGTAAACTTGAGAGAGATGACAGCAGCGTTGTTGCTTTGTTCTTTTGTTGGCCTTGTTAATGTTGGGGCCAGGAGGAACAGCTGGGATTCAAAAATGCCAGAAGATGGTCTGGTGTGTAAAGCCTAATATCTTACAGCAGAGAAAGCCTTTGCAGACCTACTGTTTAAGACTGTAGAGAAGAGATGCCACCCAACCCTGTGCATATACTGTgtatccaccctccctccctcgggACTCTGTCTTTGAACACAAATCTCTCCTTTCTAACAACCTGACTCTGCCTGTTGAGGTCCCTACTCTTTCAACGCTGTCTCTGAACTATACATACTTTGTTTAACCAACAAAAACATATTATGGACCTAATGCACCCTACAGAGAGCAAAGCTGTACACCTAGCTTAAGGGTTATTATTGATGTTAATGCAAAAGTTCAAAGGCCTTCCATTTAAAGTCTGAGCACATAATCCTTTTAACTTTAATAATGAGCTTATTTGTCCTTCTAACACACAACAGGCATGGGTCCATATTGATCTTATTTTGTCCTCCTTATACACAATAGGCATGGGTCCAGAGACATGGAATCATCTCTGCTGAAGCCCAAGTTCCACCTGGACCTGTGGGTCAGTTTCACCATCCAGAACTGGCTGCTGGACTTCGGGAGGCCCATTGTCATGGTGAGtgaaatcaaaatcaaaagtattATTGACTTGAATGGCAATGTCCGGTCTAGTGATTCTATTTATGTGGTAGACGACCCGACAGACCACAACTCAATTGGTTGTCGGAGGTTGTGCAGTAGCACTTTCATAACATGGCCTATTTCATCTTAAACGTCCAGACTGGTTCTAAAACAGTATGTGGTCACAATGAGTGGTTTATGGTAACTTTGACACAAAAAGTAACTACAGGTACCTAGTATCAAATGTCAAGTAGTGGTGCTTTTTTCAACAACACCCAAGAAACCACAGTAATTATCAGGTCATTATAACAATTACCATATTACCATGTCATGTCTGAGTATATTCAATGCTTATTACATGTCCCTGTGGTGTATAGTTTTCCCCTCCTCTAACTGATAAACTGTATATCTTCAGATCATCCTCCCTCTAGAGTGGTTCCCCCTGAACAGACCCAGTGCTGGGGACTACTTCCACATGGCTTACAACATCATCACACCCTTCCTGCTTCTCAAGGTAACCAATCATGGCACACAGAGACAGGGTGGTGTTTTTTAGACACACCATAGCGATACGTTTCAAAACTGATACGAAAATAAGTGTTTCTTGTTGGACAAGTCCGGGTAGTGCATTCCTATTCTAGTTAGTTTTCTTCCtcttggtgcctaatgaacacaagcCACGACAACCCAGTTGAATGCTACATGATGAGGGCACGCTGCTGTCCCTCCAACATTGGTTTCTCATCAGGCACTCTGGCAGGTTATAAGGGACACTTTGAAGGCATTGACATTAACTTGCTAAAGCAGATGCCAGCTCCACTCAGTCAGGCCAGTAACGGGAAGGTCAGACAGTCATTTACTCGTTTAATGGAACATCACTCTCtctgtagccaatgtgagtaagacctttaaacaggtcaacattcacaaggccgcagggccagacggattactaggacgtgtactcggagcatgcgctgaccaactggtaaggtaagtgtcttcactgacattttcaaaaagttccctgactgagtctgtaatacctacatgtttcaagcaccatattccctgtgcccaagaacgctaaAGTgacttgcctaaatgactaccgacccgtagcactcatgtctgtagaaatgaagtgctttgaaaggctggtcatggctcaaatcAACACCCTCATCtgagaaaccctagacccacccaaatttgcataccgccccaacagatccacatatgacacaatctctattgcactccacatggccctttcccacctggacaaaaggaacacctacgtgagaatgctgttcattgactacagctaagtgctcaacaccatagtgccctcaaagctcatcactaagctaaggactctgggactaaacacctccctctataactggatcctggacttcctgacgggccacccccaggaggtaagggtaggcaacaacacatctgccatgctgatcctcaacaagggCCACCTCAGGGATGCATGCTcagtcctgtactccctgtttacccatgactgtgtggccaagaacgactccaacaccatcattaagtttgccgacgacacaacagtggtaggcctgatcgccgacaatgatgagacagcctatagggaggaggtcagaaacctgtcagtgtggtgccagatcaacaacctctccctcaatgtgatcaagacaaaggagctgatcttggactataggaaaagaagggccgagcacacccccattcatatcaacggggctgtagtggaccgGGTCAAGagctggtgtccacatcaccagcaaactattatggtccaaacacaccaagacagtcatgaagagggcaagacaacgcctattccccctcaggagggcAAGACaactattccccctcagaagatttggcatgggtcctcagatcctcaaaaagttctacagctgcacagtCGATAGCATCCTGGTTGCATCAACACCTGGTATGGCAATCGCTcggcatccgactgcaaggcgctacaaagtgtggtgcgaacggcccagttcatcactggggccaagcttcctgccatccaggacctctatacctggcggtgtcagaggaagtccctaaaaattgtcaaagactccagccaccccagtcatagactgttctctctactaccacacggcaagcggtactagagtgccaagtctgggaccaaaaatCTCCTGAatagcttctaaccccaagccataaaactgctgaacacttaatcaaatggctactctgactatttgcattgacccccttttttgtaacgctgctgctactcgctgtttattatctatgcatagtcactttacccctacctacattacATGTATATACCTCAATTAAcccgtacccccgcacattgacttggtaccggtaccccctgtatatagccttgttattgttattttattgtgttacttttttttgcTTTAGTTTATAAAGCAAATCTTTTCTTACTCTGTATTgatggttaaaggcttgtaagtaaggatttcacagtaaggtctatacctgttgtattcaacacatgagacaaatacaatttgatttgtccTGTCTCAGATGAAACCCATTCACACGTTGGACTGAGGGAGCTGAAAGATCATAGCTGTCAAGTTGAACAGAGAACATAACCTTTATGTCCCTGCTGGCCTGCCATCTCCCACTAACCACCTTTTGAAATTGTCTCCAGAAGGAATTTCACTGCCCAattctctcccatccctctctagCTGATCGAGCGTAGCCCCAAGACCCTGCCCCACTCCGCCGTGTACCTGTGCATCATCACCTTTGTGATGGGCGCCAGCATCCACCTGGTGGGTGACTCCATTAACCATCGCCTCCTGTTGAGTGGCTACCAGCTCCATTTGTCTGTCAGAGAGAATCCCATCATCAAGAACCTCCAGCCTGCCTCTCTGGTACTCCACCATGACACCCTCTATACCTCTCTCATACTCAGGAGCACTTGTCTTGACCTGCGGGCAAGCTGGTTTTACTTACACCTTTACAACCAGTTTAAGGCTTATGTGGAATTATTATGTAATTTCAATCAGTTTTTCCAGGATGTTATTACAAGGTTGTAACAAAGTCATTTCATCCAGTTTTGACGTAAACCACTGGGTGGAGAAAATTAGTGTCCTCCCCACCCTTACCCCACACAATAACAAACCACTATCTGCCTACTACATTGTGCATAGTCAATAACACTGTGAAAGCTGAATGTAAAGCTGTGAAAGTCAAGGACTGCCATACTCCGCTGAATACTGTGATATTGCTATATTGCTATACTGATACTGTGTGTAACTTTTTACATTGTTTTTGCTTATTGGATAGGCTTCTTTTTGTATAAAGACCAAATATGAAATTGTAGTACTCATTAGCATGATTTGATTGGATTATATTTTGGTAATTGCAGAAATTCTAgacctctactgtcctcttttTCCCACAGATAGATTCATTTGAGCTACTTTACTATTATGATGAAAAGCTTGGCCATTCTATGTGGTAAGGAACACGTTTGCTCGAAACTACACTACCGTtcgaaagtttggggtcacttagaaatgtccttgtttttgaaagaaaagcacattctttgtccattaaaataacatcaaattgatcagaaatacagtgtagacattgttaatgttgtaaatgactattgtagctggaaacggcagattgttttatggaatatctaaataggcgtacagaggcccattatcagcaaccatcactcctgtgttccaatggcacgttgtgttagctaatccaagtttatcattttaaaaggctaattgatcattagaaaacccttttgaaattgttagcacagctgaaaactgttgtcctaattaaagaagcaatacaactggccttctttagactagttgagtatctggaatatcagcatttgtgggttcgattacaggctcaaaatggctggaaacaaataactttcttctgaaactcgtcagtctattcttgttctattccatgcgagaaattgccaagaaactgaaaatcttgtacaacgctatgtactactcccttcacagaacagcgcaaactgtctctaatcagaatagaaagaggagtgagaggccccggtgcacaactgagcaagaggacaagtacattagagtgtcgagtttgagaaacagacacctcacaagtcctcaactggcagcttcattaaatagtacccacaaaacacaagtctcaacgtcaacagtgaagaggtgactccgggatgctggtcgtATTCCTTAagaaatcagccatttccagctacaatagtcatttacaaccttaacaatgtctacactg comes from the Salvelinus namaycush isolate Seneca chromosome 21, SaNama_1.0, whole genome shotgun sequence genome and includes:
- the cln6b gene encoding ceroid-lipofuscinosis neuronal protein 6 homolog translates to MESSLLKPKFHLDLWVSFTIQNWLLDFGRPIVMIILPLEWFPLNRPSAGDYFHMAYNIITPFLLLKLIERSPKTLPHSAVYLCIITFVMGASIHLVGDSINHRLLLSGYQLHLSVRENPIIKNLQPASLIDSFELLYYYDEKLGHSMWYVPFFLILFLYFTGCFTHIKEEKRMPLAAWFLLAPSAVYYWYLITEGQIFILFIFTFFAMTATVMHQKRKGFVPDSNGLFLLYSFSIALGLVSVWVACLWSDQVLRKKYRGVIYIPEPWAFYTLHIRDKGASA